The following proteins are encoded in a genomic region of Fusarium oxysporum f. sp. lycopersici 4287 chromosome 1, whole genome shotgun sequence:
- a CDS encoding Cullin 3: MISGRGGAGARGRIRPPRRIVRPNEAAEGSDFEACWKMLEEALRDIHMKNCSRLSFEELYRAAYKMVLKKKGELLYDRVKAFEEQWFADHVIPKIRELVSKSLINIGAERTSTTSVNERRQTGERFLKGLRDTWEDHNMSMNMTADILMYLDRGYAQLEAQRTPIFATTIALFRDHILRSSLNTNTKSKVIDILISVVLDQIDMEREGDIIDRNLIRSCSRMLSSLYETEEEKETDKLYMTVFEPRFLENSETYYATECEKLLRESDAGAWLRHTQLRLNEEIDRCGTTIELETLPKVTQTIDQELIVKHLSEFLALEGSGLKWMIDNDKIDDLSILYKLISRVDSKKTALRDILQSRVVELGLEIEKVLKNTDFSSGHGEGDEAGEGEKTKTLNPAAQQTAAAIKWVDDVLRLKDKFDNLWARCFQGDLIIQSALTKSFSDFINMFSRSSEYVSLFIDDNLKRGIKGKTEAEVDVVLEKAIVLIRYLQDRDLFQTYYQRHLARRLLHGKSESHDVEKQIISRMKQELGQQFTSKFEGMFRDLVTSTELTSGYRDHIRDLGDGSGKTIDLNINVLTTNYWPPEVMGRTTQIGEGSRVTCTYPPELRRLQASFEQYYLTNRNGRKLTWIGTTGSSDVKCTFPAIPGKSGPLSRERRYEINVPTFAMVVLLLFNDLEEGQSLTFEEIQAKTNISTPDLMRTLTAIAVAPKSRVLMKDPANKSVKVGDKFSFNASFQSKTIRIKAPIINAVSKVEDNTERKNTEEKNNQTRAHIVDAAIVRIMKSRKELSHSQLTSEVLSQLSGRFRPEVALIKKRIEDLIAREYLERPDEDDAPTLYRYVA; the protein is encoded by the exons CCAAATGAAGCTGCCGAGGGTTCCGATTTCGAGGCTTGCTGGAAGATGCTAGAGGAAGCCTTGCGCGACATCCACATGAAGAACTGCAGCCGACTGTCATTCGAGGAGCTGTACCGAGCCGCGTACAAGATGGTACTTAAGAAGAAAGGCGAATTGCTTTATGATAGGGTCAAAGCTTTCGAGGAACAGTGGTTCGCAGATCATGTCATTCCCAAGATTCGAGAACTGGTCAGCAAGAGCCTGATCAACATTGGCGCCGAACGAACCTCGACGACGTCCGTCAACGAGAGACGGCAGACAGGAGAGAGATTCCTCAAAGGGCTGCGTGATACTTGGGAAGATCATAACATGTCTATGAACATGACCGCCGATATTCTCATGTATCTTGATAGGGGCTACGCGCAGCTCGAAGCCCAACGAACCCCCATTTTCGCCACCACCATCGCGCTTTTCCGTGATCATATTCTACGATCTTCGCTGAACACGAACACAAAGAGCAAGGTGATCGACATCCTTATATCAGTGGTCCTCGACCAGATCGATATGGAGCGCGAAGGAGACATCATCGACAGAAATCTCATTCGGAGCTGCAGTCGAATGCTCAGCAGCCTCTACGAAaccgaagaagagaaggaaaccGATAAACTGTACATGACAGTATTTGAACCTCGCTTCCTCGAGAACAGCGAGACATACTATGCCACCGAGTGTGAGAAACTACTACGCGAATCGGATGCCGGAGCCTGGTTGCGACACACCCAACTGCGACTGAACGAAGAAATCGATCGATGCGGAACAACAATCGAGTTAGAGACATTACCAAAAGTCACGCAAACTATTGATCAAGAACTCATAGTCAAGCATCTGTCCGAATTTTTGGCTCTTGAAGGGAGTGGCCTGAAATGGATGATTGACAATGACAAGATTGACGACCTCTCGATTCTCTACAAACTCATCTCCAGGGTTGATTCAAAGAAGACTGCTTTACGAGACATTTTGCAAAGTCGCGTGGTTGAGCTAGGCctggagattgagaaggtACTGAAGAACACTGATTTCTCGTCTGGTCATGGCGAAGGAGACGAGGCCGGTGAAGGggaaaagacaaagacctTAAACCCCGCGGCGCAGCAGACAGCTGCTGCCATCAAATGGGTAGACGATGTACTCCGTCTGAAGGACAAGTTTGATAACCTCTGGGCTCGTTGCTTTCAAGGAGATCTTATCATTCAAAGCGCATTGACCAAGAGCTTCTCTGACTTTATCAATATGTTCAGCCGCAGCTCTGAGTATGTCTCTCTGTTCATCGACGACAACCTCAAGAGAGGCATCAAAGGCAAGACAGAGGCAGAAGTCGATGTCGTTCTAGAGAAAGCCATCGTCCTGATTCGATACCTCCAGGATAGAGATCTATTCCAGACATACTACCAGAGACATCTGGCAAGACGTCTCCTTCACGGAAAGTCCGAAAGCCATGATGTTGAAAAGCAGATCATTTCCCGAATGAAACAAGAACTGGGCCAACAGTTCACCAGCAAGTTTGAAGGCATGTTCAGAGATCTTGTCACGTCAACAGAACTCACCAGCGGCTATCGTGACCACATTCGTGACCTGGGAGATGGCAGCGGCAAAACCATCGACCTTAACATCAACGTTCTCACTACAAACTACTGGCCACCCGAGGTCATGGGCCGAACTACACAGATTGGTGAAGGATCTCGCGTTACGTGCACGTACCCTCCTGAACTGCGACGATTGCAGGCGAGCTTTGAGCAGTACTATTTAACTAACCGTAATGGACGCAAGCTCACCTGGATTGGTACCACTGGCAGTTCAGATGTCAAATGTACTTTCCCGGCCATCCCTGGAAAGTCTGGCCCGCTCTCTCGGGAGCGAAGATATGAGATCAACGTACCGACCTTTGCGATGGTTGTCTTGCTTCTCTTCAACGATCTTGAGGAGGGCCAGTCATTAACCTTCGAAGAGATCCAAGCTAAGACCAACATCTCAACTCCAGATCTCATGAGGACGCTGACAGCTATTGCTGTGGCACCCAAGTCTCGCGTCTTGATGAAGGACCCTGCCAACAAGTCCGTGAAAGTCGGCGATAAGTTTTCTTTCAATGCATCTTTCCAGAGCAAGACCATACGAATCAAGGCACCCATCATTAACGCGGTGTCCAAGGTCGAAGATAACACGGAACGAAAGAATaccgaggagaagaacaacCAAACCAGAGCTCACATTGTTGATGCGGCAATTGTGCGAATCATGAA ATCTCGAAAGGAGCTTTCTCACTCGCAGCTCACTAGTGAAGTTCTGTCACAACTCTCCGGCCGTTTCCGCCCCGAGGTTGCCCTCATCAAGAAGCGTATCGAGGATCTCATCGCAAGAGAATATCTTGAGCGCcctgatgaggatgacgcGCCAACTCTATATCGCTATGTAGCGTAG